A window of the Lactuca sativa cultivar Salinas chromosome 5, Lsat_Salinas_v11, whole genome shotgun sequence genome harbors these coding sequences:
- the LOC111903522 gene encoding uncharacterized protein LOC111903522, with translation MSEESKRTVKLFCPSISKAVQVVAHDEQRIDLGSIARTFGLEPATLMLNGHFISRGVDLIASSVTWKSLISFFSSRGLSTGTTGSGALVVDGKLSKSGSKRGNDSVNEIPSAMNCGYGSNSSKKTKLKDMDVDKGSGNPFLSNPFRFKRKQEDAHYSQKRFKVDNSGSHMRELTYFENLKTRLPCSFLGVIVNVKRRREEDIVLSASNKKIR, from the exons ATGTCGGAGGAGAGCAAGAGAACGGTAAAGCTGTTTTGCCCATCGATATCAAAGGCGGTGCAGGTGGTGGCGCACGACGAACAAAGGATCGACCTCGGCTCTATTGCCCGTACGTTCGGCCTGGAGCCGGCGACGTTAATGTTAAACGGTCACTTCATAAGTAGAGGAGTCGATCTTATTGCCTCCTCCGTCACCTGGAAATCCTTAATAAGCTTTTTCTCCTCGCGAGGACTTTCAACGGGAACTACTGGTTCCGGCGCTCTTGTTGTCGATGGCAAGCTATCCAAATCCGGTTCCAAAA GAGGAAATGATTCGGTAAATGAAATTCCCAGTGCAATGAATTGCGGATATGGATCGAACTCAAGCAAGAAAACTAAGCTCAAAGATATGG ATGTCGATAAGGGAAGCGGGAATCCATTTTTAAGTAATCCTTTCAGATTCAAGAGAAAGCAAGAAGATGCTCATTATTCTCAGAAGAGGTTTAAAGTAGACAATTCAG GTTCACATATGAGAGAACTTACTTACTTTGAAAACCTTAAAACACGACTCCCCTGCAGTTTTTTGGGTGTAATTGTAAATGTGAagaggaggagagaggaggacATTGTTCTATCTGCTTCTAACAAGAAAATCAGATAA